The following are encoded in a window of Rosa chinensis cultivar Old Blush chromosome 4, RchiOBHm-V2, whole genome shotgun sequence genomic DNA:
- the LOC112197902 gene encoding AP-5 complex subunit mu → MPQGSSIRAIWILNSLDAVVFSRRFPVVEKRWRGACKESSTDGGLNDTVFPLLPSDSELAAAFVDRKRREGSIRGCGIRVNQSAKGSDSWVDDPITRHIIGIYMCKEKEGYGNNDKNNLLWPLVLHTKGHFCILILPLVEPRHLKAYARLCNRSDCGNAVGVEDNISSILLDLPSITGAFMAAHAIGDIITGDVVEPEVVVNASPSVGGLLDSLTGSIGISSISSRAKPIAAPVASSSPTSSAVTGTVTSDANKTGSRPLDKDALRTFISSSMPFGTLMDLSFPNIISIKANGFSSSDLPPSDLKQPAWKPYLYKGRQRILFSIHETVHAAMYDRDEIPDSILISGHINCRAELEGLPDVSFPLIGLNSDKIEVLSFHPCAQVPEQGVDKQAVMFSPPLGNFALMRYQAVCGIGPPIKGFYQLSMVSEDKGDFLFKLRLMDGYKSPLTMEFCTVTMPFPRRRVVSFDGTPSVGIVSTTEHSVEWKIIMGGRGLSGKSIEATFPGKVQFAPWKPQILPPSSLAFGIITDEDSDIETDGNNNSMVNVEEFLMEKMGKDLHPADLEEPFCWHAYNYAKVSFKIVGASLSGMSIDPKSVSIYPAVKAPVESSTQVTSGDYILWNTLGRCPSAVAATKL, encoded by the exons ATGCCCCAAGGTAGTAGCATCAGAGCCATCTGGATCCTCAACAGCCTCGACGCCGTCGTCTTCTCCAG GAGGTTTCCGGTGGTGGAGAAGCGGTGGCGGGGAGCTTGCAAGGAGAGCTCTACTGATGGCGGTCTCAATGACACTGTGTTTCCTTTACTTCCTAGTGATTCCGAGTTAGCTGCTGCATTTGTGGACAGAAAGAGAAG AGAGGGCTCTATTCGTGGGTGTGGAATACGTGTAAATCAGTCAGCTAAAGGCTCAGATTCTTGGGTTGATGATCCAATTACCCGTCATATAATTGGAATTTACATGTGCAAAGAAAAGGAAGGGTATGGCAATAATGATAAAAATAATTTGCTGTGGCCTTTAGTCTTGCACACAAAGGGCCATTTTTGCATCCTGATATTGCCTTTAGTAGAGCCGAGGCATTTGAAGGCATATGCAAGATTATGTAATAGATCTGATTGTGGCAATGCTGTTGGTGTGGAGGACAATATATCTTCCATTCTGCTCGATCTTCCATCCATCACAGG gGCATTTATGGCGGCACATGCAATTGGTGACATAATAACTGGCGACGTCGTGGAACCTGAGGTAGTTGTCAATGCATCTCCATCTGTTGGAGGTCTATTGGATTCGCTAACTGGCAGCATAGGAATATCGAGCATTTCCTCAAGGGCAAAACCAATTGCAGCACCAGTTGCATCCTCGAGCCCTACTAGCAGTGCTGTGACTGGAACTGTGACATCAGATGCTAACAAGACTGGTTCTAGGCCTTTAGATAAAGATGCACTTCGAACTTTCATAAGCAGTTCAATGCCCTTTG GAACGCTGATGGATTTGAGCTTCCCCAATATCATTTCCATTAAGGCTAATGGTTTTTCGTCATCTGATCTTCCTCCTTCAGACCTGAAGCAACCAGCATGGAAGCCTTacctatacaaaggaaggcagAGAATTCTATTTTCTATTCATGAGACTGTCCATGCTGCTATGTACGACCGAGATGAGATTCCAGATAGTATATTAATTTCTGGACATATAAATTGCCGAGCAGAGTTAGAAGGATTGCCTGATGTGTCCTTCCCCTTGATAGGACTGAACTCAGATAAGATTGAAGTTTTATCATTTCATCCTTGTGCTCAAGTTCCAGAACAAGGTGTTGATAAGCAGGCTGTGATGTTTTCACCACCATTAGGTAATTTTGCTTTAATGCGTTACCAAGCAGTCTGTGGTATTGGACCACCCATAAAGGGATTTTACCAATTGTCTATGGTATCTGAGGATAAAGGTGATTTTTTATTCAAATTACGGCTAATGGATGGTTACAAGTCTCCTCTCACAATGGAGTTTTGTACTGTGACTATGCCTTTTCCAAGGAGACGGGTTGTATCTTTTGATGGGACTCCCTCGGTCGGAATAGTTTCAACTACAGAGCATTCTGTTGAATGGAAGATTATAATGGGCGGGCGGGGTCTTAGTGGGAAAAGTATCGAGGCAACTTTTCCTGGTAAAGTCCAGTTTGCACCATGGAAACCCCAAATATTACCTCCGTCTAGTTTGGCCTTTGGAATCATAACTGATGAAGATAGTGATATTGAGACGGATGGTAATAATAATAGTATGGTCAATGTAGAGGAGTTCTTAATGGAGAAAATGGGcaaggatcttcatcctgccgATCTGGAGGAGCCATTTTGCTGGCATGCATACAACTATGCCAAG GTGTCCTTCAAAATTGTTGGAGCTTCATTGTCTGGAATGTCAATTGATCCGAAATCT GTAAGCATTTATCCGGCTGTGAAAGCACCAGTGGAGTCCTCTACTCAG GTTACATCTGGGGATTACATATTGTGGAATACATTGGGTAGATGCCCATCTGCTGTAGCAGCTACAAAATTATAG
- the LOC112197903 gene encoding probable galacturonosyltransferase-like 4: protein MALWGALSPHLLLLGLMCILLYPNVGIRLGSVRRPSPDIPFFREAPAFRNGDQCSSGNNTDDIHVAMTLDANYIRGTMAAVFSLLQHSTCPENLKFHFLSAHVAPELFSRINSTFPYLDFKTYPFDSNRVRGKISRSIRRALDQPINYARIYLADLLPSDIRRVIYLDSDLVVVDDIAKLWGVDMEDKVVAAPEYCQANFTQYFTDALWSDPDLSKTFRGRNPCYFNTGVMVVDVDKWRKGGYTQKVEEWMALQKRKRLYHLGSLPPFLLVLAGNIKAVDHRWNQHGLGGDNFEGKCRRLHPGPISLLHWSGKGKPWLRLDSRRTCTVDHLWAPYDLYQSSRSFLEE from the coding sequence ATGGCCTTGTGGGGAGCTTTATCTCCTCACCTTCTACTCCTCGGCCTCATGTGCATCCTCCTCTACCCCAACGTTGGCATTCGCCTCGGCTCTGTCCGTCGTCCCTCCCCGGACATCCCCTTCTTTCGGGAAGCCCCGGCCTTTCGGAACGGTGACCAATGCAGCTCGGGAAATAACACTGACGATATCCATGTGGCCATGACCCTCGACGCCAATTACATCCGGGGCACGATGGCTGCTGTCTTCTCTTTGTTGCAACATTCTACCTGCCCTGAAAACCTCAAGTTCCACTTTCTATCTGCCCATGTTGCGCCGGAGCTATTTTCGAGAATCAACTCCACGTTTCCTTACTTGGACTTCAAGACTTACCCCTTTGATTCAAACAGAGTTCGTGGGAAGATATCAAGGTCCATAAGACGAGCATTGGATCAACCTATAAATTATGCCAGAATTTACCTCGCTGATCTTCTTCCAAGTGATATTAGGCGTGTTATTTACTTGGATTCGGACCTCGTTGTGGTCGACGACATTGCGAAGCTGTGGGGGGTGGACATGGAAGACAAGGTGGTGGCTGCCCCAGAATATTGTCAAGCAAATTTCACACAATACTTCACAGATGCATTATGGTCCGACCCGGATTTGTCAAAGACGTTCCGAGGAAGAAACCCATGTTATTTCAACACAGGAGTGATGGTGGTGGATGTGGATAAATGGAGAAAAGGAGGGTACACACAGAAAGTAGAGGAGTGGATGGCCCTGCAAAAGAGAAAGAGGCTATACCATTTGGGGTCTTTGCCGCCGTTTTTGCTGGTTTTGGCTGGGAACATCAAGGCTGTGGATCACAGGTGGAACCAACATGGGCTTGGTGGTGACAACTTTGAAGGAAAGTGTAGGCGCCTCCACCCAGGTCCCATTAGTCTTCTTCATTGGAGCGGAAAGGGTAAGCCATGGTTGCGGTTGGATTCTAGGAGAACATGTACTGTCGATCATCTTTGGGCGCCATACGATCTCTACCAGTCTTCGAGAAGCTTTCTGGAAGAATAG